Genomic DNA from Triticum urartu cultivar G1812 unplaced genomic scaffold, Tu2.1 TuUngrouped_contig_4462, whole genome shotgun sequence:
GAGCTACTGGATCTTATTAGTTGCCCTGAGATTGAATGCCTGAAGCTACCTTGTGCTCTGCAGCGGCTCAGCGCGCTTAGTGTTTTAGCATGCGAGAGACTGAAAGTGATAGAGAGCAAAGCTCCAAATCTCTCCAGTTTATACCTTTGCGGAAACTGGTTAGACTTCTCACTTGTGGAAACGTTGCCGATAAAGGAACTAGAATTGCAACAAACAAACCTTATCCGTGATGCTCGTGCCAAGCTGCCATCCCTTATGCCAAATATTGAAACTCTCGCCATACAATCATCGAGAGAGGTATATATTCTCCACAATGTAGGGTGTTGTAGGCCAGCGGTATATATGGTTAAATTAGTCTCATACCTGGTGTATCTGATACATGACATCGTTCTTGTGCAGGTGGTTGATGCACCAATGCTGCCTACCAAATTCCTCCACCTTAAGCACCTGACCATCACTGTGAGATCAGGAGCAATTGTTTCCCGAGCATATGACTACTTTTCTCTGGTTTCTTTCCTCGACGCTTCTCCTTCCTTGGAGACTTTGATATTAGATGTAAGGCGGTAACGCTGTTCACTTATTTCATCCTGCAAAGCCATCCGATCAGTCTGGGTCCGGTTAACTGAATCATACTATCCTTTTTAACGTCAGGTGACTCAGCGGCGTATGGTGCATGAATCAATTTTTGCGGATTCACAACTGAGGCACATGCCTGAACACCGCCATGGCCACCTCAAGAACGTCAAGATTAGCGGTTTCAACTCTGCGAAGTGCGTGGTTGAACTAACATGTTATATTCTCAAGAACACGGTGTCACTTGAGTGTCTTACATTGGACACCATATATGGGAGTAGGTGTGATGATCAAGGCGAGGACAACTGGTGTACTCCCATGACGAATGGCATTCTCATGGAAATTCCTTGGGCACTCTTGGCTATCAAAACACACATTGAGAATAAAGTTCCACCTACAGTTCACTTAACTGTTCTGGAGCCTTGCAGCAAATGCCATGCTAATGGACTAGAGCGGGTATTATCGCAGTCGTGACATGGTGTCATTTACATTTAGTTCTAAATGAGCCATGTTTTGTATCTTATACCATTTATGTGTGACCCTACTGTACAACAAAATTTTAATTAAATCTAGGATGgacattttttatatttttcctGGTGAGGCATGTTGATATGGTTGCAAGGGTTTGTTGTGCTGTGCCCCGGCTGAACCTATTTTGTACCTTGTTGCACTCCTTGCTTTCCTTTGAACCTTGAACCTTTGATGTTGTCGCATGTAGGTGCGgttgctttataatataaagcggtGGAAAACCCTTTTTCGTTGATATGGTTGCAAGGATTAGCTGGCCAATGT
This window encodes:
- the LOC125527863 gene encoding F-box/LRR-repeat protein At3g26922-like; translated protein: MASTTTGKRKGSASEQGGGDGGSQSGKATRSSIPDLPEDILFRIHSLMPMREAARVACVSRAFFHSWRCHSSLIFNKDTIGLKRSACGENFDHKIDRILRNHSGCLKTFNIDYYGTSGFTGTSYFDRWLQIALKPGIEELTLVLSETKGKYNFPCSLLSDGVRNSLRYLRLRFCALHPPVELGPLRSLKSLYLWRVNITWNELECLISNSLTLELLDLISCPEIECLKLPCALQRLSALSVLACERLKVIESKAPNLSSLYLCGNWLDFSLVETLPIKELELQQTNLIRDARAKLPSLMPNIETLAIQSSREVYILHNVGCCRPAVYMVKLVSYLVYLIHDIVLVQVVDAPMLPTKFLHLKHLTITVRSGAIVSRAYDYFSLVSFLDASPSLETLILDVTQRRMVHESIFADSQLRHMPEHRHGHLKNVKISGFNSAKCVVELTCYILKNTVSLECLTLDTIYGSRCDDQGEDNWCTPMTNGILMEIPWALLAIKTHIENKVPPTVHLTVLEPCSKCHANGLERVLSQS